One Halosegnis longus DNA window includes the following coding sequences:
- a CDS encoding site-2 protease family protein, producing MSDDEGYDSLPTPAALADVFHVEERRAEEDRVVYVGEPLLPTETLERQVWPLFREAGYDVRLQTITDSEADPISGVELRSRRHALVATPAGNSLDGIPWTNIIMFALTVVTTLFVGSIWYHEPAWGPVELVTGENWKFSAAVLSVLATHELGHYVFARYHDVNASLPYFIPFPTLIGTMGAVIRMKGRLPSRKALFDIGVAGPLAGLVATVVVTIIGLTADPITVPQRIIESSNTVEVQFGYPPLIQLLAELVGQPLEYPNDPTLAVSPIVFGGWTGMFITFLNLIPVGQLDGGHILRAMAGERAESISNVVPGLLFGLAAYLFFFTNSGRAAFLWGIWGGMAVLAGAAGFAEPIYDEPLDRGRFALGAFTFLLGALCFVPVPFQLMT from the coding sequence ATGAGTGACGACGAGGGATACGACTCCCTCCCGACGCCCGCAGCACTCGCGGACGTGTTTCACGTTGAGGAGCGGCGCGCCGAGGAGGACCGCGTCGTCTACGTCGGCGAGCCGCTGTTGCCGACCGAGACGCTCGAGCGGCAGGTGTGGCCGCTGTTCCGCGAGGCGGGCTACGACGTGCGGCTTCAGACGATTACCGACAGCGAAGCGGACCCAATTTCGGGGGTCGAACTCCGGTCGCGGCGACACGCACTCGTCGCCACGCCCGCGGGGAACAGCCTCGACGGCATCCCGTGGACGAACATCATCATGTTCGCGCTCACGGTCGTGACGACGCTGTTCGTCGGCTCGATCTGGTATCACGAACCCGCGTGGGGACCAGTCGAACTGGTCACCGGCGAGAACTGGAAGTTCAGCGCGGCCGTGTTGTCGGTGCTCGCCACCCACGAACTCGGCCACTACGTCTTCGCCCGCTATCACGACGTGAACGCCTCGCTCCCCTACTTCATCCCGTTCCCGACGCTCATCGGGACGATGGGCGCGGTCATCCGGATGAAGGGGCGACTGCCGAGCCGGAAGGCGCTGTTCGATATCGGCGTCGCCGGGCCGCTGGCCGGGTTGGTCGCGACCGTCGTCGTGACGATTATCGGACTGACCGCCGACCCGATCACGGTCCCACAGCGAATCATCGAGAGTTCGAATACCGTCGAGGTGCAGTTCGGCTATCCGCCGCTCATCCAACTGCTCGCCGAGTTGGTGGGCCAACCGCTGGAGTATCCGAACGACCCGACGCTCGCAGTCAGCCCCATCGTCTTCGGCGGGTGGACGGGAATGTTCATCACGTTCCTGAATCTGATTCCGGTCGGCCAACTCGACGGCGGCCACATCCTGCGTGCGATGGCCGGCGAGCGCGCCGAGTCCATCTCGAACGTCGTCCCCGGACTCCTCTTCGGGCTGGCGGCGTACCTGTTCTTCTTCACGAACAGCGGGCGGGCGGCGTTCCTCTGGGGGATTTGGGGCGGCATGGCGGTGCTCGCCGGCGCGGCCGGCTTCGCCGAACCCATCTACGATGAGCCACTCGACCGCGGCCGATTCGCACTCGGCGCGTTCACCTTCCTGCTCGGCGCGCTCTGTTTCGTCCCAGTGCCGTTCCAGCTGATGACCTAA
- the thiL gene encoding thiamine-phosphate kinase — protein sequence MDERAALGLIGDALPDAGDDCAVVGSTVVTTDMLHETTDFPPGTTRYTAGWRSVGASLSDVAAMGAEATAAVAVYGAPSFEEQELRDFLRGAREVCEATGARYVGGDLDGHEEFTVATTALGETDAPVARDGASPGEAVCVTGRLGRSAGGFRLFESDPERANELFRFEPRVAAGRAVAPHASAMMDSSDGVARSLHQLSEASDCGFAVEYDRLPVHESVETVATDETDARELAVHFGEDFELVFTTDDPERVRAASPVPVSVVGEVTETGVEMDGDPLPDRGYTH from the coding sequence ATGGACGAACGGGCCGCCCTCGGACTCATCGGCGACGCGCTGCCGGACGCGGGCGACGACTGCGCCGTCGTTGGGTCGACCGTCGTTACGACGGATATGCTCCACGAGACGACCGACTTCCCGCCGGGGACCACCCGCTACACCGCCGGCTGGCGCAGCGTCGGCGCGTCGCTGTCGGACGTAGCCGCGATGGGAGCCGAGGCGACCGCCGCAGTCGCTGTCTACGGCGCACCGAGCTTCGAGGAACAGGAGCTTCGCGACTTCCTCCGTGGAGCACGCGAGGTGTGCGAGGCGACGGGCGCACGCTACGTGGGCGGTGACCTCGACGGCCACGAGGAGTTCACCGTCGCGACGACGGCGCTCGGTGAGACCGACGCTCCGGTCGCGCGCGACGGCGCGAGTCCCGGCGAGGCGGTCTGTGTCACCGGCCGACTCGGCCGGTCTGCGGGCGGCTTCCGACTGTTCGAGTCTGACCCCGAGCGCGCGAACGAGCTGTTCCGGTTCGAGCCGCGTGTCGCGGCCGGGCGGGCGGTCGCACCCCACGCGAGCGCGATGATGGATTCGAGCGACGGGGTAGCGCGCTCGCTGCATCAACTGAGCGAGGCATCGGACTGCGGCTTCGCCGTCGAGTACGACCGGCTGCCGGTACACGAGAGCGTCGAGACAGTTGCGACGGACGAGACGGACGCGAGAGAGTTAGCCGTGCACTTCGGCGAGGACTTCGAGTTGGTGTTCACGACAGACGACCCCGAGCGCGTCCGGGCGGCGAGTCCGGTCCCCGTGAGCGTGGTCGGTGAGGTGACCGAGACCGGTGTCGAGATGGACGGCGACCCGCTTCCGGACCGCGGTTACACGCATTAG
- a CDS encoding lysylphosphatidylglycerol synthase transmembrane domain-containing protein, producing MDIDLRASVVGFALAGVVLAGLLWAVGPADVADAIRRADPAVLAAVLAVAVCWLSAWGLALWTVLSGLGSSIRAHVAVLVFAAATFANNVTPFGQAGGEPVAALFISRSAGTEYETGLAAIASVDSINFVPSIGLASVGIAYFSTQVSFGSRLQFASYAVAALAIAVPILAVVGWNYRYRVEAAAVRVVTPVARLLGRIVPRRSPPTGDAIRARVEGFFHAIERVSGNRRGLALTFGFALVGWLCLATSLWLSLFALGQTVAYPVALVVVPVGAIAGATPLPGGLGGVEAVLITLLVALGVPNGAAAAAVIIHRTATYVFPTVIGGGIAGVLGSDSFTSA from the coding sequence ATGGATATCGACCTGCGGGCGTCCGTCGTCGGCTTCGCGCTGGCGGGTGTCGTCCTCGCGGGCCTGCTGTGGGCCGTCGGGCCGGCGGACGTGGCAGACGCCATCCGCCGCGCTGACCCGGCAGTGCTCGCCGCCGTCCTCGCCGTCGCCGTCTGCTGGCTCTCCGCGTGGGGGCTCGCGCTGTGGACTGTCCTCTCGGGACTCGGCAGTTCAATCCGCGCTCACGTCGCCGTCCTCGTCTTCGCCGCCGCGACGTTCGCGAACAACGTCACGCCGTTCGGCCAGGCGGGCGGCGAACCCGTCGCTGCCTTGTTCATCTCCCGGAGCGCCGGCACCGAGTACGAGACCGGCCTGGCGGCGATTGCCTCCGTCGACTCGATTAACTTCGTCCCCTCCATCGGACTCGCGTCCGTCGGCATCGCCTACTTCTCCACGCAGGTCTCCTTCGGTTCGCGGCTCCAGTTCGCCTCCTACGCCGTTGCCGCCCTCGCTATCGCCGTTCCCATCCTCGCCGTGGTCGGGTGGAACTACCGCTACCGCGTCGAGGCCGCCGCCGTTCGCGTCGTCACTCCCGTCGCGAGACTCCTCGGTCGAATCGTCCCGCGGCGGTCACCGCCGACCGGCGACGCGATTCGCGCCCGCGTCGAGGGGTTCTTCCACGCCATCGAGCGCGTGAGCGGGAACCGCCGCGGGCTGGCGCTCACGTTCGGATTCGCGCTCGTCGGCTGGCTCTGTCTGGCCACCTCGCTGTGGCTCTCGCTGTTCGCCCTCGGCCAGACGGTCGCGTACCCCGTCGCGCTCGTGGTCGTCCCCGTCGGTGCAATCGCCGGCGCGACCCCGCTTCCGGGTGGACTCGGCGGCGTCGAGGCCGTGCTCATCACGCTGCTCGTCGCGCTCGGTGTGCCGAACGGGGCCGCCGCAGCGGCCGTCATCATCCACCGCACCGCCACCTACGTCTTCCCGACCGTCATCGGCGGCGGTATCGCCGGCGTGCTCGGCTCCGACAGCTTCACGAGCGCGTGA
- a CDS encoding 30S ribosomal protein S19e: MATLYDAPTEELIEATAAKLEDELDRPDWAEFTKTGVAKELPPQQENFWALRGASLLRKVAVDGPVGVERLSTAYGDKKQGSTRYRVRPNRKTDGSKNVIRTLLQQLDDAGYINTNEKRGREVTGDGKQLLDETATEVIEDLDRPELERYV; this comes from the coding sequence ATGGCAACACTCTACGACGCTCCGACCGAGGAGCTCATCGAGGCGACCGCAGCTAAGCTCGAAGACGAACTCGACCGGCCCGACTGGGCCGAGTTCACCAAGACCGGCGTGGCGAAGGAACTCCCCCCACAGCAGGAGAACTTCTGGGCGCTTCGTGGCGCATCGCTCCTCCGGAAGGTCGCCGTCGACGGACCCGTCGGCGTCGAGCGGCTCTCCACGGCCTACGGCGACAAGAAGCAGGGGTCGACCCGCTACCGCGTCCGCCCGAACCGCAAGACCGACGGCTCGAAGAACGTCATCCGCACGCTGCTCCAGCAGCTCGACGACGCCGGCTACATCAACACCAACGAGAAGCGCGGTCGCGAGGTCACCGGCGACGGCAAGCAGCTGCTCGATGAGACCGCCACCGAGGTCATCGAGGACCTCGACCGCCCGGAGCTCGAACGCTACGTCTAA
- a CDS encoding DNA-binding protein has translation MSQDDEELDELRQERLEQLKEQQQGEGASEAREQQRQQAEAQKKAALRKTLTDSARQRLNSVKMSKPEFAEQVEQQVVALSRSGRVNGKIDDEQMKSLLSELQPDKQEFNIKRR, from the coding sequence ATGAGTCAGGACGACGAGGAGCTTGACGAACTTCGACAGGAACGGCTCGAACAGCTGAAAGAGCAACAGCAGGGCGAGGGCGCGAGCGAGGCGCGCGAACAACAGCGCCAGCAGGCCGAAGCCCAGAAGAAGGCCGCACTGCGCAAGACGCTCACCGACAGCGCCCGCCAGCGGCTCAACTCGGTGAAGATGTCGAAACCCGAGTTCGCAGAGCAGGTCGAACAGCAGGTCGTCGCGCTGTCGCGGTCCGGCCGCGTGAACGGCAAAATCGACGACGAGCAGATGAAGTCGCTGCTCTCGGAGCTCCAGCCCGACAAACAGGAGTTCAACATCAAACGCCGGTAG
- a CDS encoding DUF7411 family protein yields the protein MEAGVLFSGGKDSSLAALLLDEFYDVTLVHVGFGVGDAATHAEATADELGFPFAERELDAEVGDEVVAQLREDGFQRNGLQMLHERALDAVAGDGYDAVADGTRRDDRVPSVSRAWAQSLEERHDVDYLSPLAGFGRRAVDRLAEETLEVEEAPAADLEKGDYEGELRELVREAGGDEAVEEVFPEHMQTRVTGRRA from the coding sequence ATGGAGGCCGGCGTGCTGTTCTCCGGGGGGAAGGACTCGTCGCTCGCCGCGCTCTTACTCGATGAGTTCTACGACGTGACGCTCGTCCACGTCGGGTTCGGCGTCGGCGACGCGGCGACCCACGCCGAGGCGACCGCCGACGAACTCGGGTTTCCGTTCGCCGAGCGCGAGCTCGACGCCGAGGTCGGCGACGAGGTCGTCGCCCAACTCCGCGAGGACGGCTTCCAGCGCAACGGGCTCCAGATGCTCCACGAGCGCGCGCTCGACGCCGTCGCCGGGGACGGCTACGACGCCGTCGCCGACGGCACCCGGCGCGACGACCGCGTCCCGAGCGTCTCCCGCGCGTGGGCGCAGTCGCTGGAAGAGCGCCACGACGTCGATTATCTCTCGCCGCTGGCCGGCTTCGGTCGCCGCGCCGTCGACCGGCTCGCCGAGGAGACGCTCGAAGTGGAGGAGGCCCCCGCTGCCGACCTCGAAAAGGGCGATTACGAGGGCGAGCTCCGCGAACTCGTCCGCGAGGCCGGCGGCGACGAGGCCGTCGAGGAGGTCTTTCCCGAACACATGCAGACCCGCGTCACCGGGCGGCGGGCGTGA
- a CDS encoding Nmad3 family putative nucleotide modification protein, protein MTRAVAVNVGANTNQPGVRAPVYADGTFDFLPIPETEQTREPVPTYGDLASGLRMELPDEIRNTPVHLDPEFAGYPECERHTYGDPHGVKARPLSDLEAGDWALFYATLDTGDTDDRPDWQPPSWGAYLVGGLRLARDPVTDWEALPESERAVFANNAHVKRAEMDAAVLLAGDDASGLFDRAIPLSAPSGGVDANALVTELSADSGKGPWWRRPLRYDADATDRLLSVIDTREFAPWL, encoded by the coding sequence GTGACACGCGCCGTCGCCGTCAACGTCGGCGCGAACACGAACCAGCCGGGCGTCCGCGCGCCCGTCTACGCCGACGGCACGTTCGACTTCCTGCCGATTCCCGAGACCGAGCAGACGCGCGAGCCTGTCCCGACGTACGGCGACCTCGCGTCTGGCCTTCGGATGGAGCTACCCGACGAGATTCGGAACACGCCCGTGCATCTCGACCCGGAGTTCGCCGGCTACCCCGAGTGTGAGCGACACACCTACGGCGACCCACACGGCGTGAAGGCGCGGCCGCTCTCCGACCTCGAAGCCGGCGACTGGGCACTCTTCTACGCGACGCTCGACACCGGCGACACGGACGACCGTCCCGACTGGCAACCGCCGTCGTGGGGCGCATATCTCGTCGGCGGGCTCCGACTCGCCCGCGACCCCGTCACCGACTGGGAGGCGCTTCCCGAATCGGAGCGAGCCGTCTTCGCCAACAACGCCCACGTCAAGCGCGCCGAGATGGACGCCGCCGTCCTGCTCGCCGGCGACGACGCGTCGGGACTGTTCGACCGCGCGATACCGCTGTCGGCTCCCTCTGGCGGCGTCGACGCGAACGCGCTCGTCACGGAGCTGTCGGCCGACTCCGGGAAGGGACCGTGGTGGCGACGCCCGCTTCGGTACGACGCCGACGCGACCGACCGGCTGCTGTCGGTCATCGACACCCGCGAGTTCGCCCCGTGGCTGTGA
- a CDS encoding cupin domain-containing protein, whose translation MVVDLNDAYEQIDSYWDPHVAGELNGQHVKLARIEGEFDWHHHDESDELFFVHEGELTIRFRDREDVTLTAGQFHVVPAGVDHQPVAESECRIMLFEPADTLNTGNVESEKTIQEEKRIE comes from the coding sequence ATGGTCGTTGACCTGAACGACGCCTACGAACAGATTGACTCCTACTGGGACCCACACGTCGCCGGCGAACTGAACGGTCAACACGTCAAGCTCGCCCGCATCGAGGGGGAGTTCGACTGGCACCACCACGACGAGAGCGACGAACTGTTTTTCGTCCACGAGGGCGAGCTAACGATTCGGTTCCGCGACCGGGAGGACGTGACGCTCACCGCCGGTCAGTTCCACGTCGTCCCCGCCGGCGTCGACCACCAGCCCGTCGCCGAGTCGGAGTGTCGAATCATGCTGTTCGAACCGGCAGACACGCTCAACACGGGGAACGTCGAGAGCGAGAAGACCATCCAAGAGGAGAAGCGAATCGAGTAG